The Chanodichthys erythropterus isolate Z2021 chromosome 5, ASM2448905v1, whole genome shotgun sequence sequence ACATGTCCAGTGCTTCGTTCACGCGTTAACTCCATCATATGACGATGTCATATTTATACAGTCCATAAATCCAGTGAAATACACTTAGATTTGTCTTGTGCTGTCTGCTTCTGTCCCACTCCTCCTGACATCACGAGTTTGTTAATTTCCGGAATCTAACGGCTGCgtttcaaaacctagtgagcccCGGATCCAGACAGCATTATTGAGCAACAACGGTCGCGACTAGGACAGCCAGAAATCctgtctaggtaggcagcttACTACGTTTTTAAACACGCCCTATgcgttgtttttatttttttttttgctctgttGAAGGGAGGAGTTTCATTCATCATCCTGCTCATATATAACGTTTGGAAAATGTACTAGGCCTATTATAGTTTATCTACCTAACGTTACTGTGTCTGTTGTGTGTGTTAAATCATAATCTCAGTTAATCAAAGTTTTATTCAAGCATAGTATTTAAATCGTTTTATAATATTCAATTGGCTTAAAAACTCGCAACTTGGTGTCAATTAAAGTTTCATTCTGTAAAAATGTGTATCCTAAAagtcttttgtgtgtgtgtgtgtatcctAAAAATGTAgtgatttaataattttttgttaCCTAACAAGATGAAAGAACTTTACTATAAAATTCTTCATAATTACTAGCCATTTAAATCTTTTCTTTCTAAATTTAAGTTGGACATTTCTTCACAATGCACATTCTGTAATTCTAATCTTGAAACAATACCACATTTATTTTCTGAATgtcattatataaatatttttggaaAGAAGTAGCCTGGCTTATTTTCTCTGCTTATagcaaactttttatttttgaaataattAATGTTCTGTTTTTGATGTGGGAAAAAAGGAGATGGACAATGTGTTAAAATTGCTAACTATATGTGGCCTATTTCATCTGCATAAATGTAAAGTTACTGACTGTAAGCCCAACATTACGcttttttgtattgatttaaaactattttatgaCTCCCTTTGTTCATCGCTCAACAAGAAATCTGCAAAACTGCACAACtgctaaaaaaattataataccTCCTGTGTATTTCCtgaaaattaaagtttttttttattattatcattatatatatatatatatatatatatatatatatatatatatatatatatatatatatatatatatatatatatatatatattgtcttagacatttgttatatatttttttcttgcttgTTTATACAtccttttttgtattttgtttcaaaATCTATTTCATGTATCCCCTgtatgtttaataataataataaaaatggggGGCGTAAATGACGTAAATTTGTAGGCTAACAAGGGAGGCTAATACGCCATAGAATATTCCTATCTGGGTTTTAGATTGGTTTTAGATGTATGAGTAAATTAATGTCTTTAGCGAACAATTTTCGAATCGACTTTTAGGTTTTGTTCAACAACATAGATTGAAAATTAAAATACGATGGTCACAAGCAGAGCGATTGGCCCATAGACATGTACACCTAGATTCCACATTCGACAGCTCCAGACACGTCGGCGCGCCCGCCATCTTGGAACGGTCAACGACAGCGTGTCGTCATTCACAGTATCACACAGAGTCAATGATGGCACAACATTGCGGAGCTTCTGATTGTGAAACACCGAGATTTAAATTCTCGAAGAAATGGGATAACTTTTCACAAGTGAGAATGTGctggtttgtgtttttatatgtattaacTCAGTATTTCAGGTTTACTATGGTAACTTTCTAATGTCACGTTAGCTGACTGACACCTTCGTCTTGTTGTAATGTGTTAGTTTAGCAAAATCATCTGCTAAAGTCTATTGCAGATATAGATGATCATATATGCGTCTAAATACGGTTACAGACGCACAAGTCAACCTGCTCTCTAGTGTTCACGGACCGGCGTTTTGACTGTTCCAATATGGCGGACGGTCCATAGAAACATCCACTAATGAGGCATCTatgtttataaatgtatttatttcccGGTCACAAGTGTCGGAAATGACGCGAGGGGTGGTAAACACACTTCCTTCTACTCGCGCGAAGTTTTCATCGTAGATGTAAATGACGGACATGAATCCTGCAGTTTTTAAAGTTTGTACGTTCTCAAAATATATGCTAATTTGTGTACATCAGTGTTTATTGTTTCTTCTCTGGCTTTATTTTCCGATGTCTGGTCGCATGCTTAGGTCAGCTGCAAAGAATCGCAAATACGATCACTGTCAGgaaatatttatgtaaataatgTCTATATTTTGATGGATTGCACGCACACATGCtctaattattttgtaaacaaactttttaaaaagCCTCACTAAAATCTGTGTATCAGTAAAACACTGTCTTTACTTACCATGTGATTAGCTGCATATTATATTAGTACACTGTAGTATGCTATGCTTTACTAAATTATGCTGCATACTAttcatttgttatattatatatgttatgCTTGCATACTTGAGTGAACCTACTTAATTTTGAAAAACGTCAATGTACAACTGTCATTTTGGATTTTCAAATCtgtctatttatttttattgtaatataatcTTTTATAAACTTTAGGAATtttaagtttctgttttataAGCAGTCTGACAAATGTGTCTCTCTGACCAGAAAATCAAGCAGAAACACTGAAGATGTCTGACTCGAGAAGAAGGTCGAGAGGGAGTCAAGAGGAGCCAGCAGGACCGTCCAATGGAGTAGGTGGGCGGAACAGGTCAGAGAGAGCTGCTGAAATGGGTGAAGAAGATGATATTGTTGGTGGACCATCAGGTATTAGTGAGGAAGATGATGATCCAACACGCAGGAGAGAGATCAGGAGCAAGTACAGGGATCTGATCAATCAAGTCCAGCGTGAGTATTATTACTGTTAAAATTTGTTTCATTGATacagtttaatatttattttatgaagTGTATCCATTGAGAACATGTGACatgcattttttgttgttgacaGAAAACCGTGAGGACATGTTGAACCCGGCTAACAATAAACTCACTGATGTTTTAGAAGAGGCCAACAAACTTTTTGCCAATGGTATTATTTCTATACACTCTAATgtttatgattatatatttatattttgtatttttaaattttgagtaattttttttagtaattaaaAAGTCTGTTAATTTAtagtttatattattatattataattatatattattattagtttataatttttcttaacttttatttcagttttagttattttagtgcatcaaggtaaattcaaagaaaatgagaaattttgcCTTAGCAGTAGCtgaaataaagattaataaacaaacaactttatttttatttaatttgagtaaatgtttattttaatttaaaaaaaaaaattgtgatgttTTTAGTtctagttttagttaactatatcTATAATAGCCCTGTTTCTATACACTTCATATCCTGATACCTACTAACACATTTAAGTGCTGTAGTTGGATATATGGTTTAGCAGAGCTCTGCATACACATCTTCCAGTTTCTTTGCATTATGTCTTCACAATGTTTCTCCTGCTGGTTTGTtatgttctgtttctgttttcaGTGAGACAGGCTCGTGAAGCAGCGCTGGATGCTCAACTCCTGGTACTAGCCACTGATCTAGGGAAGGAGAAGGCCAGCCAGCTACATGCTGAAGGCTCTGCGTTTGACCCGTCTGCATTTGCAGAACATTTGGTTAGTAACTTTGAGGGGAAAGCCAGATCTTACATTTTGccatgtgcaaattcactctgaaaggatttttctccttggTTGATTTTTCATATTGATCATTCTAGTTGTCCTACATGGGTCTGAATCGTTTGGAGGATGAAAGTGGTCAAGATGGAAACTTGGAGGGATATTTACCACAAGGAGCCTGGCAGAAGCTTGCAAATAGATCTGAGCACTGCTTCAAAACAGCCCCTTCATTCCACTACATGTAAGTATAGCTGTAGTAAGGGAAGTTAAATGAGATCGAAGGCGATCAGGTAATTGTATCGAAGTATGTAAGACTAGGGGAtatattaaatttacatttaattttatattattttgcttttttttttcaatggttttcatgagtttttTGCTATTATTTTTGCTATTAAGTTTTCCGATTCCCATTTTGCCCCAGCAAAAATGGTGTTATAATTGGTAAGTTCAAATTCTGTAAAGCGGTTCAAACGGTCAGTATAAGTAAACCAGTTCACTTACATCTAAATTTGTTTGCATCATCCCTTACAAATGTTCACTGATGTCCCCATGTGGTATTTCATATATTGAAAAGGTTTAGTAAACAAGcatacactactattcaaatGTTTGTGGTTAGTAAATTACTAATTTTTATGTAATTAATACTTTAGTTTTATTAGGAAAGGATACATTAATTTGTCAACAGTAACAGTGAAGATATTTAAAATTACTGAatgcaaaagatttctatttcaaataaatgctcagTTGTTCaattgaactttatattcatcaagaaatcttgaaaaatgtattatggtTTACACAGAAAAATTCTCAAACACTAATAATTGTTGTATTggtgcaaataaataaaattaataaatatttttccataattATTTAGTGAGCTTTTTATTACATATTGGATTCTTTTTGATTAGAATGGCCATACagttttacaaaaacaaaacctcTGCTGACACTGAAGTGTGCACTAacctttatttaattattctaTTCAATTCAAGGTTGGGCTCATTTTTGGCAGAGCCTCCTCCACCACGGCAGAGAGTTGAAAGGCAAAGGAAAGTACCAGGCAAAGAGGCGAAGCGAATTATGCCCACCCAGGTGTGCTTATTATAATGCAAACGCTGACTGTCTTTTCAAATATCCTTCAGAATCTGTCCGATTTTAAGAAATATCTTGTCGTCACAGCTGAAAAAAATGGAAGA is a genomic window containing:
- the nsmce4a gene encoding non-structural maintenance of chromosomes element 4 homolog A isoform X1; the encoded protein is MSDSRRRSRGSQEEPAGPSNGVGGRNRSERAAEMGEEDDIVGGPSGISEEDDDPTRRREIRSKYRDLINQVQQNREDMLNPANNKLTDVLEEANKLFANVRQAREAALDAQLLVLATDLGKEKASQLHAEGSAFDPSAFAEHLLSYMGLNRLEDESGQDGNLEGYLPQGAWQKLANRSEHCFKTAPSFHYMLGSFLAEPPPPRQRVERQRKVPGKEAKRIMPTQLKKMEESHQEATEKEVERILGCLQGYFADDSDEPISYYEFVIDPNSFSRTVENIFHTSFLIRDGLARMYLDKDNLPCIAPVEEGEVEPGGASIRHQCVISINHESWREIIDAFDIKDALIPAPEVLSQES
- the nsmce4a gene encoding non-structural maintenance of chromosomes element 4 homolog A isoform X2, translated to MSDSRRRSRGSQEEPAGPSNGVGGRNRSERAAEMGEEDDIVGGPSGISEEDDDPTRRREIRSKYRDLINQVQQNREDMLNPANNKLTDVLEEANKLFANVRQAREAALDAQLLVLATDLGKEKASQLHAEGSAFDPSAFAEHLLSYMGLNRLEDESGQDGNLEGYLPQGAWQKLANRSEHCFKTAPSFHYMLGSFLAEPPPPRQRVERQRKVPGKEAKRIMPTQLKKMEESHQEATEKEVERILGCLQADEPISYYEFVIDPNSFSRTVENIFHTSFLIRDGLARMYLDKDNLPCIAPVEEGEVEPGGASIRHQCVISINHESWREIIDAFDIKDALIPAPEVLSQES